From one Bacteroides fragilis NCTC 9343 genomic stretch:
- a CDS encoding Crp/Fnr family transcriptional regulator, with protein MENGIKKILRDKYGLFEKDIEILLEKFTKFSVPKREIILQERQTDHYIYFVEKGIVKSTILREGREFIIFFALENDVPLSSPNLTESRQSLYTLEAVDTCILWRISRKDLATSFKDSLNLSNWGRMILQEWLTSSSFYFSSIHWMSKKEQYQYLLKEMPKLIQRLSMRDLSAWLDITPQSLSRIRADMH; from the coding sequence ATGGAGAACGGGATTAAAAAAATATTAAGAGATAAATACGGACTTTTTGAAAAAGATATAGAAATATTGCTTGAAAAGTTCACAAAATTTTCTGTGCCCAAGAGAGAGATTATCCTTCAAGAAAGGCAAACAGATCACTATATCTATTTTGTTGAGAAAGGGATTGTAAAAAGTACGATTCTAAGAGAGGGCAGAGAATTTATCATATTTTTTGCATTAGAAAATGATGTCCCACTCAGTTCACCCAACCTGACAGAGAGCAGACAATCACTATATACTTTAGAGGCAGTAGATACTTGTATTTTATGGAGAATCTCCCGTAAAGACTTAGCCACCTCATTCAAAGACTCTCTTAATTTATCCAATTGGGGAAGAATGATTCTTCAGGAATGGCTTACTTCATCTTCTTTCTATTTTTCATCTATCCACTGGATGAGCAAGAAAGAACAATATCAATATCTACTTAAAGAAATGCCCAAACTGATACAAAGATTATCAATGAGAGACCTCTCCGCATGGCTGGACATAACTCCACAATCCTTAAGTAGAATCAGGGCCGATATGCATTAA
- a CDS encoding pyridoxamine 5'-phosphate oxidase family protein, translating to MKQRICQSCGMSMPTDDLLGTHGNGCLCTEYCCHCFQKGFFTNNSLEEQIELNTQPESLAAFNEASGSNFTKEEAIEGLHKFLPTLKRWMPIRRQAEWVLEQCGYITLSTISENGYPRPVAIDLLRHTDISTLWMTTALSTEKVKHIRQNSKAGVCFVHEADSVTLTGKIEILTDAETRQTFWQDYMLHYFPQGVNDPDYCILCFHTEEAVLWIDRKFERIVL from the coding sequence ATGAAACAGAGAATTTGCCAAAGTTGTGGCATGTCTATGCCCACTGATGATTTGTTAGGAACTCACGGTAACGGATGTTTGTGTACTGAATATTGCTGCCACTGCTTCCAAAAAGGATTTTTCACCAACAATTCATTGGAGGAACAAATCGAACTGAATACCCAACCCGAAAGTCTGGCTGCATTTAACGAAGCGTCAGGAAGTAATTTTACCAAAGAAGAAGCTATCGAAGGACTACATAAGTTCCTGCCTACGCTTAAACGCTGGATGCCTATCAGACGGCAGGCTGAATGGGTACTTGAACAATGCGGCTACATCACACTTTCCACTATCAGTGAAAATGGTTATCCTCGCCCGGTAGCTATCGACCTATTGCGCCATACCGATATATCAACTTTATGGATGACAACAGCCTTATCCACAGAAAAGGTAAAACATATCAGACAAAATTCAAAAGCCGGAGTTTGCTTTGTTCACGAAGCAGACAGTGTTACTCTAACCGGAAAAATAGAAATACTTACTGATGCGGAAACCCGTCAGACCTTTTGGCAAGATTATATGCTACACTATTTCCCGCAAGGTGTAAACGACCCGGATTATTGCATTCTTTGTTTCCATACGGAAGAAGCAGTTTTGTGGATAGACAGGAAATTTGAGCGCATCGTGTTATAA
- a CDS encoding helix-turn-helix domain-containing protein, translating to MEIITFESKAYKELDNKITAIADYIFNHLDENKTDEDEIWVDSYEVCTFLKISGRTLQRLRAAGMISYSDIKGHYFYKIKEVKRMLEERLIKRDKECINELITNHQKYVKERRNTKQDK from the coding sequence ATGGAGATTATAACATTTGAGTCAAAAGCCTACAAGGAACTTGACAACAAGATTACCGCTATTGCCGATTACATTTTCAATCATTTGGACGAAAACAAGACCGATGAAGATGAAATTTGGGTGGACAGTTACGAAGTATGTACTTTCTTGAAAATCAGTGGCCGAACCCTGCAACGCCTGCGGGCGGCAGGGATGATTTCTTACTCTGACATCAAGGGGCATTACTTCTATAAGATTAAGGAAGTCAAACGAATGTTGGAAGAACGCCTGATTAAACGTGACAAGGAGTGTATAAACGAACTGATAACCAATCATCAGAAATATGTTAAGGAAAGAAGAAATACTAAACAGGACAAATAA
- a CDS encoding alcohol dehydrogenase: MLAYTYVEHGKFELLEKLRPQIKDARDAIVRVTLGSICTSDLHIKHGSVPRAVPGITVGHEMVGIVEEVGSGVISVRPGDRVTVNVETFCGECFFCRHGYVNNCTDPDGGWALGCRIDGGQAEYVRVPYAEQGLNRIPDNVSDEQALFVGDVLATGFWATRISEISEDDTVLIIGAGPTGICTLLCVMLKKPRRIIVCERSAERIRFVREHYPDVLVTEPENCRDFVLCNSDHGGADVVLEVAGSEETFRLAWECARPNAIVTIVALYDKPQFLPLPDMYGKNLIFKTGGVDGCDCAEILSLIEQGRIDTTPLITHRFPLNEIEEAYRIFENKLEGVIKIAITGGR, from the coding sequence ATGCTTGCATATACATATGTCGAACATGGGAAGTTTGAACTTTTGGAGAAGTTGAGGCCACAAATAAAAGATGCCCGGGATGCAATCGTACGTGTAACACTTGGCAGTATCTGCACCAGTGATCTTCATATTAAACATGGCAGTGTTCCGCGTGCAGTTCCTGGTATTACAGTCGGCCACGAGATGGTGGGCATTGTGGAGGAAGTAGGCTCCGGCGTCATTTCCGTCAGACCCGGTGATAGAGTGACAGTCAATGTCGAAACCTTTTGTGGAGAATGTTTCTTTTGTCGGCACGGATATGTGAACAACTGTACTGACCCCGACGGAGGATGGGCATTAGGTTGCCGTATTGATGGCGGACAGGCGGAATATGTCAGGGTTCCGTATGCCGAGCAGGGATTGAATCGTATTCCCGATAATGTCAGTGATGAACAAGCTCTGTTTGTAGGTGATGTGCTTGCGACGGGGTTCTGGGCTACCCGCATTTCGGAGATATCCGAAGATGATACGGTTTTGATTATAGGTGCCGGCCCTACCGGAATCTGTACTTTGCTCTGTGTGATGTTAAAGAAGCCACGGCGCATTATTGTTTGTGAACGGTCTGCTGAGAGAATCCGGTTTGTTCGTGAACATTATCCTGACGTGCTGGTGACAGAACCTGAAAACTGTAGGGATTTTGTACTCTGCAACAGCGATCATGGTGGAGCGGATGTCGTGTTGGAAGTGGCGGGTTCCGAAGAAACTTTCCGTCTGGCGTGGGAGTGTGCCCGCCCCAATGCCATCGTTACCATCGTAGCCCTTTATGACAAACCTCAGTTTTTACCTTTGCCCGATATGTATGGCAAGAACTTGATCTTCAAAACAGGTGGGGTAGATGGTTGCGATTGTGCTGAGATTCTCAGTCTGATTGAGCAAGGCAGGATAGACACTACTCCTCTTATTACGCATAGGTTTCCGTTGAACGAAATAGAGGAAGCTTATCGTATCTTTGAAAACAAGCTGGAAGGAGTTATCAAGATAGCTATAACGGGAGGCAGGTAG
- a CDS encoding RteC domain-containing protein: MKEVVDRILEQVEADISEIDLYGYNIIETSLSMVHRLQTVLNDLRTKIQTYVFLTKEDEILFFKTQKPEILGRLLFFYKIYKIETQCPNGSDEAIRNYINRELDNLTYFFNRNLDFYQYYRSHSTVYDEYYFVRGKADLRLCTDSAQFDKDPNFSTGYDYKVAKIIANEMLRIYLNKRLVKLGTNNQIEDNLQKCFKYPFRFTGKKAYLIELGYSLVSSGDINNGNVEIKEMMNFLSTIFHIDLGDYYASYIAMKERKDRTAYLHHLIDSLIKRMNEDDMKC, translated from the coding sequence ATGAAAGAGGTAGTAGATAGGATATTAGAGCAAGTAGAGGCTGATATTTCGGAAATCGACCTCTACGGTTATAATATTATCGAAACTTCTCTTTCAATGGTACATAGGCTGCAAACTGTTCTTAATGATTTGAGAACGAAAATACAGACTTATGTATTTCTAACCAAAGAGGATGAAATCTTGTTTTTCAAGACACAGAAGCCGGAGATACTCGGTCGGTTGCTATTTTTCTATAAGATATACAAGATTGAAACGCAATGCCCTAATGGTAGTGATGAAGCGATTAGAAATTATATCAATCGGGAACTGGATAATCTGACTTATTTCTTCAATCGCAATTTGGACTTTTACCAATATTACCGTTCACATTCCACTGTGTACGATGAATATTACTTTGTACGTGGGAAAGCTGATTTGCGATTATGTACTGATAGCGCACAGTTTGACAAAGACCCTAATTTCTCAACCGGATATGATTATAAAGTGGCAAAGATTATCGCCAATGAAATGCTACGCATCTATCTGAATAAACGACTGGTGAAACTGGGAACTAATAATCAGATAGAAGACAATTTACAAAAATGCTTCAAATATCCGTTCCGCTTTACAGGCAAAAAGGCATATCTTATCGAACTGGGATATTCGCTTGTATCTTCGGGCGACATAAACAATGGCAATGTGGAGATAAAAGAAATGATGAATTTCCTTAGCACGATATTCCATATTGATTTAGGGGATTATTACGCTTCATATATAGCTATGAAAGAGAGAAAAGACCGAACGGCATATCTTCATCATCTTATAGATAGTCTGATTAAGCGGATGAACGAGGATGATATGAAATGTTAG
- a CDS encoding MATE family efflux transporter: MNITYISIYKTSLPVLVSLLMEYLIGFTDTAYLGRVGETELAASAIAGTYYMIIYMIGFGFSIGAQILIAQYNGNQQYKEAGKILSQGILFLLIIAVIVILFSSIISPIILKSIIDSESVLQAVLQYLDWRIYGFFFSFTIIMFRAFYIGIIHTSALMLNSITMVAINVILNYILIFGALGIPVLGISGAAIASVISEAVAVIHFIIYTQKNVSSCKYGLKRRITIDCTILKKILSISIWMMLQHGLVFGSWFVFFITMEHFGERSLAITNIVRNISSFLFLFVQAFASVVSSLVGNLIGENKGNSILYVCKKVIFLCYMTILPIMVLFLFFPSSTLRIYSDNTVLVFEAIPTLKVMLTSYLIAVPTFVFFSAVSGIGHAVASLLIAFISLVVYIVYVETISHFSSSVPLLWTSEHIYFSCVFILSLYHIHHSWMSFINQDKKLTTNIS, translated from the coding sequence ATGAATATTACTTATATATCAATTTATAAAACCAGTCTGCCTGTATTGGTTAGTTTATTAATGGAATACTTAATAGGTTTTACTGATACAGCCTATTTAGGAAGAGTTGGAGAAACTGAATTGGCTGCATCAGCTATAGCTGGTACTTATTATATGATTATATACATGATTGGATTTGGGTTCAGCATAGGAGCGCAAATCTTAATAGCCCAATATAATGGAAACCAACAGTATAAAGAAGCTGGAAAAATTCTCTCACAGGGCATATTGTTTTTGCTGATAATTGCGGTAATAGTAATATTGTTTTCTTCTATAATTTCACCAATTATATTAAAATCAATTATAGATTCTGAATCTGTACTCCAAGCTGTTTTACAATATCTTGATTGGAGAATCTATGGTTTCTTTTTTTCTTTTACAATTATCATGTTTAGAGCCTTTTATATCGGAATAATACACACTTCCGCATTAATGCTCAATTCTATAACTATGGTAGCAATTAATGTTATTCTGAATTATATCTTAATATTTGGAGCATTAGGTATTCCCGTATTAGGCATTTCTGGAGCAGCCATAGCGTCAGTCATTTCCGAAGCGGTTGCGGTAATTCATTTTATCATATATACCCAAAAGAACGTAAGTTCTTGCAAATATGGATTAAAAAGGCGAATAACCATAGATTGTACAATATTAAAAAAGATACTATCTATTTCTATTTGGATGATGTTACAGCATGGATTAGTATTTGGCAGTTGGTTTGTTTTTTTCATTACAATGGAGCATTTCGGGGAGAGGTCATTAGCTATTACGAATATTGTGAGAAATATTTCGTCCTTTCTTTTTCTTTTCGTACAAGCTTTTGCATCTGTTGTTAGTTCTTTGGTTGGAAATCTCATAGGAGAGAATAAAGGTAACTCTATCCTATATGTATGTAAAAAAGTAATATTCTTATGTTACATGACTATTTTGCCGATAATGGTATTGTTCCTGTTTTTTCCATCATCTACTTTGCGGATTTATAGTGACAATACAGTATTGGTGTTTGAGGCTATCCCTACATTAAAAGTTATGCTAACTTCTTACTTGATAGCTGTACCTACATTCGTATTTTTTAGTGCAGTTTCGGGAATAGGTCATGCTGTCGCTTCTTTATTGATAGCATTTATATCCTTAGTAGTTTACATAGTATATGTGGAAACAATTAGTCATTTTAGTTCGAGTGTTCCACTATTGTGGACATCGGAACATATTTACTTTTCATGCGTGTTTATACTTTCTCTTTATCATATTCACCATTCGTGGATGAGCTTTATCAATCAAGACAAAAAATTAACCACTAATATTTCTTAG
- a CDS encoding AraC family transcriptional regulator, which translates to MKRENLHQPFEICFSELDESQLKEHDHTFFELVYILSGTGIQWINNNKFPYHDGHLFMITPGDIHSFDIHTTTKFVYIKFNDIYIHSAVFGAENIQRLEFILQHANHRPGCILRNQTDKLLVKPMIEAIIREYVNRNIYSSEIITQLINTIVIVVARNIAMFLPEQIDENSEEKSLNILQYIQSNICYPEKIKAKAISQHFGISPNYLGRYFKKQTNETMQQYILNYKMKMVESRLLHSEMRISEIVEELGFTDESHLNRLFKKYKDCNPTDFRKKHRGQ; encoded by the coding sequence ATGAAAAGGGAAAATCTACACCAACCGTTTGAAATCTGTTTCAGTGAACTGGACGAATCACAATTAAAGGAACACGACCATACTTTTTTTGAACTGGTCTATATTCTATCGGGAACAGGTATTCAGTGGATAAACAACAACAAATTTCCATATCATGACGGGCATCTTTTCATGATTACTCCCGGTGACATACATTCTTTCGACATTCACACTACGACAAAGTTCGTCTATATAAAATTCAATGACATCTACATTCATTCGGCTGTTTTTGGAGCGGAGAACATTCAACGGCTGGAATTTATATTGCAACACGCCAATCACCGCCCCGGCTGTATATTACGCAATCAAACCGATAAATTGCTGGTAAAACCTATGATAGAAGCGATTATCCGTGAATATGTGAATAGGAATATATACAGCAGTGAAATTATTACGCAGTTAATCAACACGATTGTTATTGTTGTTGCCCGTAACATTGCTATGTTCCTGCCTGAACAGATAGATGAAAATTCAGAAGAAAAGTCACTGAACATCTTGCAATATATCCAATCCAACATTTGCTATCCCGAAAAGATAAAAGCCAAAGCGATAAGCCAGCATTTTGGTATTTCACCCAATTATCTTGGGAGATACTTCAAAAAGCAGACCAACGAAACCATGCAGCAGTATATCTTAAACTATAAGATGAAAATGGTGGAAAGTCGGCTTTTACACAGCGAAATGAGAATTAGCGAGATAGTAGAGGAACTGGGATTTACGGATGAAAGCCATTTGAATAGGCTATTCAAGAAATACAAAGATTGTAATCCTACTGATTTTAGGAAGAAGCATAGGGGGCAATAA
- a CDS encoding GyrI-like domain-containing protein has translation MDIDNEKKYCQSCGMPLDIEGISEYGTNSDGTLNQEFCSCCLNSGKYLFDFSMEYLIYLWGLFPDSYNQIAGTNYKSEELRNVLSDRLPNLKRWKQKINTAHIHYALIINVQEYINRHLFEDLNSDNLSHIACMSIYHFRRVFKDVVGENVGDYIQRLRLEYIAFKLISTNTRVSELLEQTNFHNKHTLSRAFKKHFQMSIPAFRKTYSSVACENKIIKQPDCSIKRIKEFKVAYLKFERTHRNKQAYSTLWGQIIEFAKKYNLTDKGFKYVSISLDSLDITEIDKCRFLIGITVPYSMEVPKGFGTLNIQAGLYSVFNIKGGYHELNKIYRNVYLDWLPNSKYRLREQMTFEIYANTPNKTSTDELVTEIYLPIEAKQKIK, from the coding sequence ATGGATATAGATAACGAAAAGAAATATTGCCAAAGTTGTGGTATGCCATTAGACATTGAGGGTATTTCAGAATATGGAACAAATTCTGATGGTACACTCAATCAGGAATTTTGTTCCTGTTGTTTAAACTCCGGCAAATATCTTTTTGATTTCTCAATGGAATACCTCATTTATCTTTGGGGGCTTTTCCCCGATTCCTATAATCAAATTGCAGGTACTAATTATAAAAGCGAGGAATTAAGAAATGTTTTATCCGACAGATTGCCTAATCTAAAGCGGTGGAAGCAAAAAATAAACACTGCCCATATACACTATGCCCTTATAATAAATGTTCAGGAATATATCAATCGGCATTTATTTGAGGACTTAAACTCTGACAATTTATCTCATATCGCTTGTATGTCGATATATCACTTTCGGAGAGTATTCAAAGATGTTGTAGGAGAGAATGTCGGTGATTATATTCAGAGGTTAAGGTTGGAATATATTGCTTTCAAACTTATTTCAACAAATACAAGGGTATCGGAACTGCTCGAACAGACAAATTTTCACAACAAACATACTTTATCAAGGGCATTTAAAAAGCATTTTCAAATGTCTATCCCTGCTTTCAGGAAAACATATTCAAGTGTTGCTTGTGAAAACAAAATTATAAAACAGCCTGACTGTTCAATAAAGAGGATTAAAGAATTCAAAGTTGCATATTTGAAATTTGAGCGAACACATAGAAATAAGCAAGCATATTCTACTTTGTGGGGGCAGATAATAGAATTTGCCAAGAAATACAATCTGACAGATAAAGGTTTCAAATACGTTAGTATCAGTTTGGATAGTCTTGATATTACGGAAATAGATAAATGCCGATTTTTGATAGGGATAACTGTTCCTTATTCAATGGAAGTCCCTAAAGGTTTTGGGACTTTGAACATACAAGCAGGGTTATATTCTGTATTTAATATAAAAGGGGGGTACCATGAATTAAATAAAATTTACCGGAATGTTTACCTTGATTGGCTACCAAATAGCAAGTACCGTCTAAGAGAACAAATGACCTTTGAAATATATGCCAATACTCCCAATAAAACAAGCACGGATGAATTGGTGACAGAAATTTATTTACCCATTGAAGCAAAACAAAAGATAAAATGA
- a CDS encoding sugar O-acetyltransferase — protein MKTELEKCLSGEWYDCHAPVFMGFKRKTHELLLKYNSLPYDYKEEKYALLKEMFESVGKKVSVGHSFICDYGCNISIGNNVSINTGCTFVDCNKIIIGNNVLIAPNVQIYTATHPVELNERLTPTETEDGTAYIRHTYALPVTIEDGCWIGGGVIILPGVTIGRGSVIGAGSVVTKSVPANSLAVGNPCKVIREINTSI, from the coding sequence ATGAAAACAGAATTGGAAAAATGCTTGTCGGGCGAATGGTATGATTGTCATGCTCCCGTATTTATGGGGTTTAAAAGAAAGACGCATGAATTGTTGCTGAAATACAATTCATTGCCGTATGATTATAAAGAGGAAAAGTATGCGCTATTGAAAGAAATGTTTGAAAGCGTTGGCAAGAAAGTTTCAGTAGGGCATTCTTTTATATGCGATTATGGCTGTAACATCAGCATAGGTAATAATGTCAGCATAAACACTGGATGCACCTTTGTGGACTGCAACAAAATCATTATCGGCAACAATGTATTGATAGCCCCCAATGTGCAAATCTATACGGCTACCCACCCTGTTGAATTGAATGAGCGGCTAACACCGACAGAAACGGAGGACGGGACAGCATATATCCGTCACACGTATGCCTTGCCTGTTACCATTGAGGACGGTTGTTGGATTGGCGGCGGTGTCATTATCCTGCCGGGTGTTACTATCGGTCGGGGAAGCGTTATTGGAGCGGGAAGTGTTGTCACCAAATCCGTTCCGGCAAACAGCCTTGCCGTAGGAAATCCATGTAAAGTAATTCGGGAAATCAATACTTCCATATAG
- a CDS encoding HAD family hydrolase: MIKLVAFDLDGTIGNTLPMCIQAFKKATQPYIGHELSDEEMVHTFGLNEEGMIGCVVDEPYRQQALNDFYVIYKELHQEMCPTPFEGIRELIALLKQKGIIVALITGKGINSCDITLKQFNMKDSFAKVITGNAERNIKSEALKELLHDYHLAANEIVYVGDALSDITECRKANVMCLSAAWSIPQNEVTALENSNPKNVFYSISSLFKYLNIKT; encoded by the coding sequence ATGATTAAATTAGTCGCTTTCGATTTGGACGGCACGATAGGCAACACCTTGCCGATGTGCATACAGGCTTTCAAGAAAGCCACACAACCATATATCGGACATGAATTGTCGGATGAAGAAATGGTTCATACTTTTGGTTTGAATGAAGAAGGTATGATTGGGTGTGTCGTTGATGAACCCTATCGGCAACAGGCATTGAATGACTTTTATGTGATTTATAAGGAATTGCATCAAGAAATGTGTCCGACACCTTTTGAGGGAATACGTGAGTTGATAGCCTTGTTAAAGCAAAAGGGTATCATTGTGGCACTTATCACCGGAAAGGGGATAAATAGTTGTGATATAACCTTAAAGCAATTCAATATGAAGGATTCTTTTGCAAAAGTCATTACGGGAAACGCAGAAAGGAACATCAAGTCGGAAGCATTGAAAGAACTCTTGCATGATTATCATTTGGCTGCAAATGAAATTGTATATGTCGGGGATGCACTTTCAGATATAACGGAGTGCAGGAAAGCCAATGTGATGTGTCTGTCTGCCGCTTGGAGTATTCCACAAAATGAAGTGACAGCCTTAGAAAACAGTAACCCTAAAAATGTGTTTTATTCGATATCGTCCTTATTCAAATATCTTAATATAAAAACATGA
- a CDS encoding DMT family transporter codes for MKSLKGIIYAMISSGTFGLIPLFTIPLMGNMEMNESNILFYRFLFSTLMMGAVCLLHKSTLKINMKHLISIIGLGALYALTALFLIYSYHYITSGVATTIHFLYPICVSFLMVVFFKEQKSKSLFLAASLSLIGVALMCWSGGGSIRLMGIGLAALTILTYGIYIVALNQLDIGKLPAEVLTFYVLLGGCVIFFIYSLFTAGISSIPSTKAGFYILALAFLSTVISDLTLILAVKYAGSTTTAILGSMEPLVAVVVGVLVFSEHFTLQSLIGLLLILMSVIIVILADQQKKSKRITEQKIIKPH; via the coding sequence ATGAAAAGTTTAAAAGGTATTATTTATGCAATGATTTCATCAGGTACATTTGGGCTCATTCCATTATTTACAATTCCATTAATGGGAAATATGGAAATGAATGAATCCAACATTCTTTTTTATCGATTTCTATTTTCTACCCTTATGATGGGAGCAGTATGTCTTTTGCACAAAAGTACTTTAAAAATAAATATGAAACATCTGATCTCTATCATCGGTTTAGGTGCCTTGTATGCTCTTACAGCGCTATTTCTTATTTATTCCTACCATTATATAACTAGTGGAGTGGCTACAACCATTCACTTTCTCTATCCAATCTGTGTCAGCTTCTTAATGGTAGTATTCTTTAAAGAACAAAAATCCAAATCTCTATTCTTAGCAGCCTCACTCTCACTAATCGGTGTTGCACTTATGTGTTGGTCGGGAGGAGGCAGTATCCGATTGATGGGTATCGGACTCGCAGCTCTTACGATATTAACCTATGGGATATATATTGTTGCTCTGAATCAATTGGATATAGGTAAATTACCTGCTGAAGTGCTTACGTTCTATGTGCTTTTAGGCGGTTGCGTAATCTTTTTCATCTACAGTCTATTTACAGCAGGTATATCCTCCATCCCCAGCACAAAAGCCGGATTTTATATTTTGGCATTGGCATTTCTATCTACCGTCATCTCCGACCTTACGTTGATTTTAGCGGTAAAATATGCCGGTTCGACAACAACAGCCATCCTTGGTTCAATGGAACCTTTGGTCGCAGTGGTTGTAGGCGTATTGGTATTTTCGGAACATTTCACATTACAATCATTAATCGGTTTATTACTGATACTAATGTCTGTTATCATTGTAATATTAGCCGATCAACAAAAAAAGTCGAAGAGAATCACAGAACAGAAAATCATTAAGCCACATTGA
- a CDS encoding AraC family transcriptional regulator, whose protein sequence is MYKEYSPCSVLAPFIYHFWEYKGETRNGLKFNIPPHGRSDFVFIVGNAADCIRNSLIMKPYHSYFFGPMNTFTELVAHTNFIYIIGVRFRPCGLFRFIDIPLNELTNQGIDSHEFPVLFSQSFIYQLCESNQNPIDAIEHELVRQVYKNNTDTEKQISYAVSLISRQKGIVSIKELATEACLGLRQFERKFKFYTGYSPKEYSRIVKFWNAIHLLKSNTSFDNFLSVAIQAGYYDTPHLYREVKRLSGNTPNAFLSLSTNEKVEVLHIEL, encoded by the coding sequence ATGTATAAAGAATATTCCCCATGTAGCGTATTAGCTCCTTTTATCTATCACTTTTGGGAATATAAAGGAGAAACAAGAAATGGATTGAAATTCAACATTCCACCTCATGGTCGTTCTGATTTTGTTTTCATCGTGGGCAATGCCGCAGATTGCATCAGGAATAGCTTGATAATGAAACCTTATCATTCCTATTTCTTTGGACCGATGAATACATTTACGGAATTGGTTGCTCACACAAACTTCATTTATATTATAGGGGTACGTTTTCGTCCGTGTGGACTTTTTCGATTTATAGATATTCCGCTAAACGAATTGACAAATCAAGGGATTGACAGCCATGAATTTCCAGTTCTTTTTAGTCAATCTTTCATATATCAACTCTGCGAATCCAATCAAAATCCAATTGATGCTATTGAACATGAATTGGTTAGACAAGTGTACAAAAACAATACGGATACAGAAAAGCAAATATCTTATGCTGTTTCCTTGATTAGTAGGCAGAAAGGTATTGTTTCGATTAAAGAATTGGCAACAGAAGCATGCTTAGGCCTACGACAATTTGAGCGCAAGTTTAAATTTTATACAGGTTATTCGCCCAAAGAATATAGTCGAATCGTCAAGTTTTGGAACGCTATTCACCTTTTAAAATCCAATACTTCATTCGATAACTTTTTGTCTGTTGCTATCCAAGCGGGATATTATGATACACCGCACCTATATAGGGAAGTAAAAAGGCTTTCAGGCAATACTCCTAATGCATTTCTTTCACTTTCAACAAATGAAAAAGTAGAAGTGTTGCATATTGAATTATAG